The Moraxella haemolytica genome window below encodes:
- the fabF gene encoding beta-ketoacyl-ACP synthase II, with protein sequence MTQKIIYSQRPDHQRVVITGMGAITPVGNDLDTIWHNLTHGISGITKIDAFFDGTPVEELRSQIAGMVKDFDAKEHLNPKEVRRYDEFMCYAQVASAQALHHAGLIDSTKGDRLPINVGGERFGVVMGSGIGGIGTIESSRDTLKTHGVKKVSPFIIPGAIVNMPAGLIAIRHGLKGANLATATACTTSTHAIGLGARLIAYGDLDAVLVGGSEKASTPLGMSGFGAMHALSTRNDEPTKASRPFDKDRDGFVLGDGAGALVLESLAHAKARGATILAELIGFGMSDDASHITSPPENGEGAQRAMKNTLNDAGIDANQVGYVNAHGTSTPAGDVAESAAIQAVFGDDILVSSTKSMTGHLLGAAGAVEAIFTVLALQNQTLPPTINLDNPDERCTLDYIAHTARQVNNLNYAISNSFGFGGTNGSLVFARWQN encoded by the coding sequence ATGACACAAAAAATCATTTACTCCCAGCGTCCAGACCATCAGCGTGTCGTCATCACTGGCATGGGGGCTATCACACCAGTGGGCAATGACCTTGACACCATTTGGCATAACCTTACTCATGGTATCAGTGGCATTACTAAGATTGATGCTTTTTTTGATGGCACACCTGTTGAAGAACTACGCTCACAAATTGCAGGAATGGTGAAAGACTTTGATGCCAAAGAGCATCTAAACCCCAAAGAAGTCCGCCGTTATGATGAGTTCATGTGCTATGCACAGGTTGCCTCTGCACAGGCACTGCATCATGCAGGTCTGATTGACAGCACCAAAGGCGATCGCCTACCCATCAATGTTGGTGGTGAGCGTTTTGGCGTCGTGATGGGTTCTGGAATCGGTGGAATTGGCACCATTGAAAGCAGCCGAGACACCTTAAAAACACATGGAGTAAAAAAGGTCTCACCTTTTATCATTCCTGGTGCAATTGTTAATATGCCAGCAGGTCTGATTGCGATTCGCCACGGATTAAAAGGGGCAAACCTTGCCACCGCAACCGCCTGCACCACCTCAACACACGCCATCGGACTTGGAGCTCGTCTTATCGCTTATGGCGATCTGGATGCGGTACTGGTCGGTGGTAGCGAAAAAGCCTCTACACCTCTTGGCATGTCAGGCTTTGGAGCGATGCATGCCCTATCCACTCGCAATGACGAACCAACTAAAGCCAGTCGCCCTTTTGATAAGGACCGTGATGGCTTCGTTCTTGGTGATGGTGCTGGTGCGTTGGTACTTGAAAGTCTAGCTCACGCTAAGGCTCGTGGAGCGACCATCTTGGCAGAACTGATTGGCTTTGGCATGAGCGATGATGCAAGCCACATTACTTCCCCACCAGAGAATGGTGAAGGAGCACAGCGTGCCATGAAAAATACCCTAAATGATGCAGGTATTGATGCTAACCAAGTTGGATATGTTAATGCCCATGGCACCAGCACGCCTGCTGGCGATGTCGCTGAAAGTGCCGCCATTCAAGCCGTCTTTGGCGATGACATCTTGGTAAGCTCTACCAAATCCATGACAGGGCATCTGCTCGGTGCAGCAGGGGCGGTTGAAGCAATCTTTACGGTGCTTGCCCTACAAAACCAAACCTTGCCACCCACCATCAACTTAGATAATCCTGATGAACGCTGTACACTAGACTACATCGCTCATACAGCCAGACAAGTAAACAATCTCAACTACGCCATTAGCAACAGCTTTGGTTTTGGTGGTACAAATGGCAGTCTGGTCTTTGCCCGCTGGCAAAACTGA
- a CDS encoding DUF7606 domain-containing protein has product MKALKTIAPVLALGLAFAGTAHAQTMDARQADATATKVRQVTYQCNAGGRVTVNFGFNKHNLPTFAEARLGGKTRFLPINLSASDNVDTNFGDENSWNISTDALTLNNYHKSSLMVQDSDSSIAYKNCRVVSTKRIKG; this is encoded by the coding sequence ATGAAAGCTCTAAAAACAATCGCCCCAGTTCTTGCCCTTGGTTTGGCTTTTGCAGGTACTGCACACGCACAAACGATGGACGCTCGTCAAGCCGATGCGACAGCAACCAAAGTTCGCCAAGTAACTTACCAATGCAACGCAGGTGGCAGAGTTACGGTCAATTTTGGCTTTAATAAGCACAATCTGCCAACTTTCGCCGAAGCTCGTTTGGGCGGTAAGACTCGGTTCTTGCCAATCAACTTGTCAGCATCGGATAATGTAGACACCAATTTTGGCGACGAGAACAGCTGGAACATCAGCACCGATGCTTTGACATTGAACAACTACCACAAGTCTAGCTTGATGGTACAAGATTCAGACTCAAGCATCGCTTACAAAAATTGCCGAGTCGTCAGCACTAAGAGAATTAAAGGCTGA
- a CDS encoding anhydro-N-acetylmuramic acid kinase: MMNEFLQHESLDWANIDNQPYFIGMMSGTSLDALDAVLCRFDDERPVVIESHSVRFPDDLKAALLALTVPNGVSDYIQKNCLAFESELDVFGWASVFYGELAASVVLELLHKAKVEAESVCAIGCHGQTVRHRPKWHFSLQLLDPNVLTERTGIAVVSDFRRRDMAVGGQGAPLTPAFHEAIFNNFDEHGEKAVLNLGGIANITLLSNGERATIGFDTGCANLLLDGWCKRHTGKDFDKDGNWAKTGQIIPDLLGQLLTHPFFGQPYPKSTGREEFNLSWLDQELSIFDKTNPTPYTAADVQATLIDLTAVSVAHALLQIAKHGKLVVCGGGALNDYLIERLATHLPNWQIHLSDDMGVPPMLVESLAFAWLARQTMLLRTGNLPSVTGASQSVVLGQVCFP, from the coding sequence ATGATGAACGAGTTTCTACAACACGAATCCTTAGACTGGGCAAACATAGACAATCAGCCTTATTTCATCGGCATGATGAGCGGCACAAGCTTAGATGCTTTGGATGCGGTCTTGTGTCGATTCGATGATGAGCGTCCTGTGGTCATTGAAAGCCATAGCGTTCGTTTTCCTGACGACCTAAAAGCCGCCCTACTGGCTCTTACTGTACCTAATGGTGTGAGCGACTACATTCAGAAAAATTGTCTTGCTTTTGAAAGCGAGCTTGATGTATTTGGCTGGGCGAGTGTGTTTTATGGTGAGTTGGCGGCATCTGTGGTGCTGGAGCTGCTTCATAAGGCAAAAGTAGAGGCCGAGAGCGTCTGTGCGATTGGTTGTCATGGACAAACGGTGCGTCATCGCCCAAAATGGCATTTTAGCCTCCAATTGCTCGACCCAAATGTATTGACTGAACGCACCGGCATCGCTGTCGTCAGTGATTTTCGTCGCCGTGATATGGCGGTGGGTGGTCAAGGAGCACCACTTACTCCTGCATTTCACGAAGCAATTTTTAACAACTTTGACGAACACGGCGAAAAAGCCGTGCTAAATCTAGGCGGTATTGCCAACATTACTTTATTATCTAACGGCGAGCGTGCAACCATTGGCTTTGATACAGGTTGTGCCAATCTATTGCTTGATGGCTGGTGTAAACGCCATACTGGGAAAGATTTTGATAAAGATGGCAACTGGGCAAAAACTGGGCAAATTATCCCCGATTTACTTGGTCAGCTATTAACCCACCCATTTTTTGGGCAACCTTATCCAAAAAGCACAGGACGAGAAGAGTTTAACTTATCATGGCTTGACCAAGAACTAAGTATCTTTGACAAGACAAATCCTACTCCCTACACCGCCGCTGATGTTCAAGCCACGCTCATTGATTTGACTGCCGTCAGCGTTGCTCATGCACTACTACAAATCGCCAAGCACGGCAAGCTGGTCGTTTGTGGTGGCGGTGCGTTAAACGACTATCTCATAGAACGACTTGCCACTCATCTGCCTAATTGGCAGATTCATTTGAGTGATGACATGGGTGTTCCGCCCATGCTTGTTGAAAGTTTAGCCTTTGCTTGGCTAGCTCGCCAAACCATGCTCTTGCGTACTGGCAATTTGCCAAGTGTAACAGGTGCAAGTCAAAGTGTGGTGCTAGGTCAGGTGTGCTTTCCTTAA